The window CTCGGACTGGGCAGCAGTATATATAAAAAGAGAAACAGGACTTGAGAGCATAACCATATCCCCGGTCTCCGTTGTGGGCATACTTCCTTTATCCGCAGCATTGGACTTCTTGTATGATAAAATCCCCGGCATAAAAAACCTGTCAGCCAACCCGGAAAAAGCACAAAAAAAAGGCAACCTGCTTGCAGAACCCATGGTAGTAGGACTACTACTGGGCATAGTTCTAGGAATACTCGCAGCATACCCTGTAAAAAAGCTTTTGGAACTTTCTGTAAACATAGCAGCCGTAATGTACCTTCTACCACTGGCAGGAGAACTCATAGCAAAAGGCATACAACCCATATCACACAACCTCAAAGAACTCATCCAAAAACGATTCCCTGCAAAAAAAGAACTATACGTGGCAGTGGACACAGGAATCCTCATGCAGCACCGCTCTGTTATAGTAAGCGGGCTTATCCTAATGCCAATATCTATATTAATAGCCTTCTTTCTGCCCGGCAACAAAGTAATCCCAATAGGAGACCTTCCCAACCTCATATCTGTCATGTCGATATCAGCCCTTCTTTATCGCGGCAACGTTATAAGAACAGTACTAACAGGAATCCCCGTAGTGACAAGCTACCTGCTCATATCCAGCAAACTCGCACCACTCTTCACAACACTCTCAAAAGGCTCAGGCGTAGACCTTCCGAAAGACCATCAGATAACCGCATTTACAGACGGCGGACATCAACTCCGTTACTACCTGTTGGAACTATTCTCCGGAAAAACATGGGCAATAATCGCAATACCCGCAGTACTCCTTCTCTTCTTTGCAATATACAAGCACTCGACAAGAACCCAAAAAGAAGAAAATAAATAATACCGAACGTAGTCCCTGCGCCCATTAGTAAAAACAAGGAAAAGGGCGCAGGTACTCCTGCCTACGGCAAAATACAGAAAGACAATAAAAGCTGCTATAAAACCTCTACCATATCAAATAAACCCCTCGCAATAACAAGACCCATTTCCTGCACAGCAACACCTGGGGACAATCACCTGTATATATCTCTCTTTTTGACAGGCCAATCAAAAATCATAGTCCCCACCTACAAAATATTATAGCATAAATAAAAAACCCGGCACAAATGCCGGGTATACACATGATAAATAATCTTATTTCCTGGTATTATTGGCAATCGCAGCAAGCGCCCTTGCCGATTCTGCAATAAATCTGGAAAAGATAATGATAAAAAAACCAAGTATGGGAAGAAAAACAAGATTAATCCATCCTCCCTGAAAAGCCCCCAGACCAATCATCGAAGCAAACCAGAAAGCATCCTTACCAAAGAAAATGTTGAAAATCACAGTTGCAAAAAAACCGACAATAGCAAGACATGTTCCTGCCCACTCGCCAAAAGTCTGAATAAAATGAGCAAAAACAGGCGTAGCAACAAAGTCCGCACCTTCCTCAGAGATTGCTATAACTCTTTTGCTCCTGTTCCACCAAAGCTGAAACCCCAACCAGCCTGTAAAGGCTATCACAATCCAAACAAGCAAAAAAGCTATTGCAAAGTTAAAGCCGGCTGCAAAAACTCCGTTTATAACAGAACTAATCAGCATATACAACGGAAGAACAAGATTGAGCACAGAGATAACAATATAAATCCAGCTAAAAGGCTCTCTGTACAGCTTGCCACTGTCAATAAAATCAAGATAAGGCTTGATAAAGTTAAAAAACTTGTCCATATAATCACTCCTGTTTTTTATTGACATCAAAATCCAACGGATTTTATACGATGTCAGGTTACCCTTATACCAGTCTAAATCTGCATATATACTGGGTCAAGTGTTTTTTATAAAACTTTGTTTTACAGAAAGATATGCATCAATAGCTCGGGCTAAAAAAAGTTTTTATGGCTATTTTTGATATTTGCCCAAGGCAGGAGGCTCTGCGCCATTCTTAGCTGTTTTTCCAAAGAGGCGCAGAGACGACGTTCGGTATATTTTATTGTTTTTTATTTTATAAAGTAAAAAATTTGCATTTTTATGACAAAAACACTAGGTTATATATGTATTATCATTTTTAGAGAAAGGGGTTTTTATGACAAAAGATGAGGTTCTTGCCATTCTGGAAGAGCTTGTGGAGTCCAATAGGTCAGGTGTTTTTGTTTCCGTGGGTGAGGACGGCTTCCCGGATGCGAGATGGATGACAGCGGCCTTTCTGAGAGGAGAGCACAGGGATATCTATGCCGTAACTTCTCCATCTGACAAAAAGGTAACACAAGTTTCTGCAAATCCCAATGTATTGTGGCTTCTGGAGCGTAAAGGACACAGGGAGGTTTTCCGTGTAAAAGCACGGGCGACTGTTGTTGAGAATCCTGCCCTGCTCTCTCAGGTGCTCGAGACTCTTGGCGGTTCTCTCAACTTGTTTTGGCAGGTCCACGGGTCTGTGGATGAGTTTGCTGTCCTGGAATGTAACATCACTTCGGTAGAATATCAACGTCCTCTGGATGCTTATACGGAGGTATTCTCATGGGAGTAAAAAAAACAAACTCTGCAAAAGTGCTTAATGACTCCCTTTATATGTCTCTTCTGGAAAAGATGCTTCTTATAAGGATTTTTGAGGAGAGGGCCGCACAAATGTATGGTTTACGCAAGATTGGCGGCTTTTGCCATCTGTATATAGGAGAAGAAGCTGTGGCTACAGGCTCAATCGCAGCAATAGACCTTAAGAAAGATTATGTTGTAACGGCTTATAGGGACCATGGTCATGCTCTTGCCTGCGGTATGGACCCTAAGGTTCTTATGGCTGAGCTTTTTGGCAAAATAACGGGATGCAGCCATGGCAAGGGTGGCTCTATGCATTTCTTTGATACAGAGAAGCATTTTCTCGGCGGCAACGGTATTGTCGGTGCACAGATTCCTGTTGCAACAGGAGTTGCCTTTTCTCAACATTATAAAGAGACAGGCGGAGTTACACTTGTTTACTTCGGTGATGGAGCAATTCACCAGGGTGCATTTCATGAGTCATTAAATATGGCAAAAATATGGAACCTCCCTATTGTCTATATTTGTGAAAACAACCAGTGGGGTATGGGTACCTTTTGGAAAAAGGTTTCTGCTGTGGAAGATTTTTACAAAATGGGCGCAGCTTATGACATTCCCGGCATGCAAGCAGATGGTATGGATGTTTTGGATGTTTACGAGAAGACAGCAAAAGCCGTTGACATTGCAAAAAATGGACAGCCAGTTCTTCTTGAAGCAAGGACTTACCGATACAAGGGTCATTCTATGAGTGATCCTGCCAAGTACAGAACCAGAGAAGAGCTTGAGGCTTATAAAAAGCAGGACCCTATAGGCCGACTAAAGACCCTTATGGAAGAGAAGAACCTCATAGATGATAAGGCCTTTGACGCTCTGCATAAGAAACTAAAGAAGATTGTGGATGCTGCTGTAGAGTTTGCAGAAAAAAGCGAGGAGCCTGCAATCCATACTATTTACGAGGATATATATGCGGACAAGGAGGCAATATGGCAGTTATAAGCTACAGAGAGGCTCTAAACCAGGCCATTGACGAGGAAATGGCAAGGGACGAGAATGTCTTTATCCTTGGAGAAGAAGTAGGAGAATACAATGGAGCATACAAAGTAAGCCGTGGGCTTCTTGCAAAGTACGGAGAAAAACGTGTTATAGACACTCCTATTGCCGAGCTTGGATTTACGGGTATAGGTATAGGCGCAGCTATTGCAGGACTAAGACCAATAGTAGAATGGATGACACATAATTTTGCAATTCTTGCAATGGATCAGGTCATAAACAATGCAGCAAAGATGAGACACATGTCAGGGGGACAGATAAAAGTACCTATTGTGTTCCGCGGTCCCAATGGACCTGCGGAATATCTCTCTTCTCAACATTCACAGTCGCTTGCAGCATTCTGGATGCATGTCCCCGGGCTCAAGGTTGTGGCACCTGCCACGCCTTACGACGCAAAAGGGCTGTTGAAATCCGCTATAAGAGACGACGACCCTGTTGTGATGCTGGAAGCAGAGCTTATGTACTCTTGGGAAGGAGAAGTTCCGGAGGAAGAATATCTTATTCCAATAGGAAAGGCAGACATAAAAAGACAGGGAAAGGATGTTACACTAATCACATATTCCAAACCCTTGAGAACAGTTCTCTCTGTCGCAGATAAACTCGCAGAGAGAGGAATTGACGCGGAGGTTATTGATTTGCGCTCATTACGACCGCTTGATACAGATACAATATTTGCCTCAGTAAGAAAAACACACCGTGCAGTTGTTGTGGATGAGGCATGGCCTATGGGAAGCCCTGCATCTTTTGTGGCCTATGCCATAAGTAGAGAATGCTTTGACGAGCTTGACGCACAAGTTGAGATTGTAACTTCTGAGGACGTACCCATGCCATATAATCACAGACTAGAACTGGCTGTACAACCATCAGAAGAAAAAATAAGCGATGCTGTAGCCAAGGTATTATATATGGAGTAAGTTATGGCAGAAAAAATACTTATGATAGCCCTTTCTCCTACAATGGAAGAAGGAACAATCGTAGAGTGGCATAAAAAAGAAGGAGATAACGTAGAAACAGGCGATGTCATTTGCGAGGTAGAAACCGATAAAGCAACTATGGACTACGAGTCCTCACAAAGCGGAACACTACTTAGAATAATAAAACAGCAGGGGGATAAAGCTCGTGTGGGAGAGGCAATAGCCATAATTGGAGAAGAAAAAGAAGACATAACAGAAATTCTAAAAGAAATAGAAAACGAGAAGATAAATCCTGCACCTCAAGAAAAAAAAGCAAAACCCGCAGAAAAAAAACAAGAATCGGAAACAGTCGAACAAAAACATACAAAGCCAAGAGAAGAAGCACCACCCGCATCCAAGCCACCTACAAAAGAAGAAAAAGCCCCCCCAACTCCGGGTAGAATAAAGGCCAGTCCTCTTGCAAGAAAGAAGGCAAAAGAAATGGGAGTAGACCTGCGCAGCATAAGAGGAAGCGGTCCGGACGGAAGAATTACGGTAAAAGACATAGAGAATGCAAAGGCCATTACCCCACAGGCCTCATTATCCAATGAAACAAAGCGAATAAAAGGCGGCATCATACCTGTAAGCACAATGCGCGCAACAATAGCAAAACGGCTCTCAGAATCCAAGTTTACAGCTCCGCACTTTTCTGTCACGATATCCGCCACAGCAGACAGACTACTCAATCTAAGAGAAAGCATAAACAGCAAAGCAGAAAAAAAACTGTCGCTTAACTCCTTTCTCATAAAACTCTCTGCAGAAGCTCTGGTAAGACATCCTGCCATACTCTCAAGCTGGGAAGAAGAAAATATCAGACTTTTTGACACGGCGGACATAGCTCTGGCAGTAGCACTAACAGAGGGACTTATAACACCTGTAGTACGCTCCGCAGAGAGCAAGACAATAAGCGAGATAGATTATGAGCTTACAGACCTAATACAACGCGCAAAAACAAGCTCTCTTACACCAGAAGAATACACGCAGGCAGGCTTTACAATAAGTAATCTGGGAAGCTACGGTGTGGAGGAATTTGATGCAATCATAAATCCTCCCGGCTCTGCAATACTTGCGGTAGGTGCCATAAAAACAGAACCCATATATGACGGGGAAACATTTCGGCCTGCAAAAATCATACGGCTAACCCTCTCCTGCGACCATAGGACAATAGACGGAGCACTTGCAGCCGACTTTATGCGTACTCTAAAGGCAATGATAGAAGAACCCGCAGAAGCATTGATATA is drawn from Spirochaetia bacterium 38H-sp and contains these coding sequences:
- the pdhA gene encoding pyruvate dehydrogenase (acetyl-transferring) E1 component subunit alpha, which encodes MGVKKTNSAKVLNDSLYMSLLEKMLLIRIFEERAAQMYGLRKIGGFCHLYIGEEAVATGSIAAIDLKKDYVVTAYRDHGHALACGMDPKVLMAELFGKITGCSHGKGGSMHFFDTEKHFLGGNGIVGAQIPVATGVAFSQHYKETGGVTLVYFGDGAIHQGAFHESLNMAKIWNLPIVYICENNQWGMGTFWKKVSAVEDFYKMGAAYDIPGMQADGMDVLDVYEKTAKAVDIAKNGQPVLLEARTYRYKGHSMSDPAKYRTREELEAYKKQDPIGRLKTLMEEKNLIDDKAFDALHKKLKKIVDAAVEFAEKSEEPAIHTIYEDIYADKEAIWQL
- a CDS encoding pyruvate dehydrogenase complex E1 component subunit beta; its protein translation is MAVISYREALNQAIDEEMARDENVFILGEEVGEYNGAYKVSRGLLAKYGEKRVIDTPIAELGFTGIGIGAAIAGLRPIVEWMTHNFAILAMDQVINNAAKMRHMSGGQIKVPIVFRGPNGPAEYLSSQHSQSLAAFWMHVPGLKVVAPATPYDAKGLLKSAIRDDDPVVMLEAELMYSWEGEVPEEEYLIPIGKADIKRQGKDVTLITYSKPLRTVLSVADKLAERGIDAEVIDLRSLRPLDTDTIFASVRKTHRAVVVDEAWPMGSPASFVAYAISRECFDELDAQVEIVTSEDVPMPYNHRLELAVQPSEEKISDAVAKVLYME
- a CDS encoding dihydrolipoamide acetyltransferase family protein; protein product: MAEKILMIALSPTMEEGTIVEWHKKEGDNVETGDVICEVETDKATMDYESSQSGTLLRIIKQQGDKARVGEAIAIIGEEKEDITEILKEIENEKINPAPQEKKAKPAEKKQESETVEQKHTKPREEAPPASKPPTKEEKAPPTPGRIKASPLARKKAKEMGVDLRSIRGSGPDGRITVKDIENAKAITPQASLSNETKRIKGGIIPVSTMRATIAKRLSESKFTAPHFSVTISATADRLLNLRESINSKAEKKLSLNSFLIKLSAEALVRHPAILSSWEEENIRLFDTADIALAVALTEGLITPVVRSAESKTISEIDYELTDLIQRAKTSSLTPEEYTQAGFTISNLGSYGVEEFDAIINPPGSAILAVGAIKTEPIYDGETFRPAKIIRLTLSCDHRTIDGALAADFMRTLKAMIEEPAEALI
- a CDS encoding PTS transporter subunit IIC codes for the protein MEILKSALDTFFSFKAYVMLPFIMLALALIVRLNLRDALFAALKLGVGFASIFVVFSFFVDNIKPAVEAIVNIRGLDYPVLDVGWPPLAAITWSSFIAPLSIILVLFLNIILIASNLTKTIYIDIWNYWHFAFLGALVSAVTHNIWLAIAATLLIATITIKLSDWAAVYIKRETGLESITISPVSVVGILPLSAALDFLYDKIPGIKNLSANPEKAQKKGNLLAEPMVVGLLLGIVLGILAAYPVKKLLELSVNIAAVMYLLPLAGELIAKGIQPISHNLKELIQKRFPAKKELYVAVDTGILMQHRSVIVSGLILMPISILIAFFLPGNKVIPIGDLPNLISVMSISALLYRGNVIRTVLTGIPVVTSYLLISSKLAPLFTTLSKGSGVDLPKDHQITAFTDGGHQLRYYLLELFSGKTWAIIAIPAVLLLFFAIYKHSTRTQKEENK
- a CDS encoding pyridoxamine 5'-phosphate oxidase family protein; translated protein: MTKDEVLAILEELVESNRSGVFVSVGEDGFPDARWMTAAFLRGEHRDIYAVTSPSDKKVTQVSANPNVLWLLERKGHREVFRVKARATVVENPALLSQVLETLGGSLNLFWQVHGSVDEFAVLECNITSVEYQRPLDAYTEVFSWE